The Vitis vinifera cultivar Pinot Noir 40024 chromosome 8, ASM3070453v1 genome segment TCCACCACCAACTCTCCTCCTGGGTCTGTTTTGAGCAGGCAGAAGCCAATTTTCTGCTTGATCCCCTGGTTGTGGCGAAGGTTGAAGATCATCAAGCCGCTTTGATCTCCGCGGTCCACTTCGCAACTCTGGCATCCTCAACCCATGCAACTCACATCCCAATCATTCCCCTAATACGCCTTCAGTTCTTCtgtaacccaaaaaaaaattgaaaataagaagaaattacaaaacaaaacaaaacaaaacaaaagtaCATGCTGTAACCACGAATCTGAAGAATACCAGCATAAAACCTCTtaaagcaacaaaaaaaaaaaggcaaatcgTAGAAAAAGACTTCCCACACGAGAAACTGGACCGCaggcttttttcttttttatcatcatgagattatataatttcaaataataacaataaccaGGGAACTTGTGAAGCTTCCCTCGATATCTAGCATATAcaaaatcatagaaaataagaaagaaatagtAGCGTAGTGTAAAAGCAATAGAAATGAGAAGAAGATACCATATTTGGCAAAAAAAAATATCTGCACATTTATAAGTAGAATTTTTTGTTGCATGATTTAAaacctgatttttttttccactaacGAAAAAGCTAATGTAGCTAAAACAATACATATGGCTAATATTCTATATATCAACTTTGCTGAATCCACTTCGAACTAAGCGGAGATTATGCTCCaacttcaacaaaaaaaataggagGTCTCACTAACAAAACAAaccccaaaaaaattaaaaaataatcaaatcaacCCGATCAAACAGTCAAGAAACGATGATCGGAATCCATTCAGATTCTAAGCAACCAAACACCCTCAAATCCATCCACAAACAGCAGGACCAGAAACTCAAAAACACCATACCGATCATCAAACAGAGCCCAAAACTGAAAACAAAACACTCTTCCTACACCGAAAACACATGTACTTACAGATCGAGCCTGTGAAACTTCGAATCCACAAGGATCGGAGCCCAAATTTGATGAGATCGACGCATTCACGCTGCTGAGAACCCAGCGATGTAGCGATCATGCTCGGATCCTTGAGACTGTAtcatttttacattattttacaatatttgaaaatctgGGGCTGAAACCTGTGATAAAGTTGAGGATAATGGAGCTGTCTAGGGTTTGGTTGGTCCGAATCCGATTTTTATGTGAGAAAATTTgggaaagtgtttttttttcgtttgtgttttaaaaatgtGTCTGGTGATATCCGTGCTGTCTGAACCACCTTCTCCTTGTGTTTTATACGAAGCCATCTTGAAATTTACATGGAAGCCTACAAACGTGGTCCTCCGAATACCCATCAACCCCAAAagtttttttagagttttgaTTTTACAAGagtcaaaaatataaattacttTTGATCCAGTGCCCTGCATTAaacccctctttttttttttaattaatatatatatatatatatacttttattaaaaaaaaaatatcttaataaAGCAATTCTCGACAATTTCACATCACACGTATACCATGTTTTTTTGCTCCATAGATTTCAAAGTATCACTCACGTGGTTattcattttccttagcatgaAGAAGACAAAAGTTAAATGTATTTACAAGtacaaatttacaaaaaataaaaatgaatctaATAACTTCAtcagtagaaaaataaataaatttcacttCTTCTAAgaattgaataaatattttttttttattttttttttctttggattgAATACATTGGAATAGTTTGCTAGATAAATCATGTTCcgatattttaaataatatgtcGTTATTCCATTTAGTGAACAAATACTCGAGGAAGGaagatttaaatgaaaaaaaaaatagatgacgTAATACATTAAACACTATATGATAATTTTGTCGTATTGGGATAAGAGTATGATCATATTTCAGGTACCATTCATGTGAGTAATGAAACTAATACCGTCTATTTCATGATCGTATTTTTGTCGCATAtttcatgattttaaatattatgttgatacTCATGTgagtgaaaaaatatattataatagaCTATATTATAGACGATCATTCTGTCATATtatgataaaaacaaaattgtcttaTATACATAATTCATATGAGTAATGAAATTGATATCGtctattttggttttattttattttattttcttaataatcaaAATAGTCAAATGTCGAATGTTTCGATGTTCCGATTTCCTTCATTTTGAAGTTACCCTCGAAACactaatgagaaaaaaataatattaatgaaaaataaaaaataataataaaacgtTCAAATAGATTTGTATTTGTTGTCACATTAATGATATGCAaataaatatacttttattattaGTACTAAATATCAatctcttattttaaaatacataaagaaTACGACTAAGACAATTCTTAATAAATATCAATCATTGATGCACATAGTATGTCACTCATCTTTTGACTTGTTTTcttataatatatgatatatttttaacaaacaTTTATAGCTTAAAacgtgttttaaaaaattaagcattTGACAGAATTTAGAAAACAcgtttaaaaaagttaaaaaatcatttatcatgcttttgaaaaaacatttgataagtgattatccaaaaaataattataaaaatctaCATATCTAAGACTAACTTTTTATATGTCTTATATGATCCCGATATGAATTTAAGTCAATAAAGATAAGaaatttaataacaaaacttttaatttgattttcatcCACCATTACATTAATTGAATAGGGATTTATACTTGTTGATGATATCATATGTTTAAAAACTTAGTAAAGTAATACACTCAACTAAGGCAATCTTCGATAAATATTTACCATTCAAGTATTTCTTACATgtattcattttacttatttttttatacaacaTGATTAAATGCCATTCACTCTTTCTTTGCTCtctgaatattttttttttttttaattttactcgATAGATTTCCTCAAGTCAAAACGGACAAATTCTcgtcaaataaaataaattttatttgttagcATTTATATCCCTTTATACTTTTgcattgaaaaaacaaaaatagttttagTAGTAATGATATAAGCATGTTATAAATGTCACtagtaattttgtttttatatgacATTCTCATGCAATTCAAATCTTcgatattaattatataaacatgtttgAATTATCATTtaccattttgtttttatatgatGCACATCTTCAATATTAATAATACAtctacaattttgtttttgcattGCTCTTGCGATATGCACatctttaatattaattatacaaatatgttaTAACTATCgtatataatttgtttttacgTGAttcaaaacacacacacacatagtTGGGGTACCAAAGTCATTTGcttaattcataaaattaaataatctaaaTACTTCGGGGATATTTGGTagaacttaatacttattatttaatgacttaagtcgattttaagttatattatatttaagttgttgacttaaaacttatcacttaatttttactttgagTATTAAGATTAtctgataaaattaacttaaaattaattataaatcatCACATTGACATATTTATGAttgtaaattataattaaggtaaaaaatATCGAGTAACAGTGAAAGTCATGGAATAGTTAAGGAGCGTGAAGGTAATTAGGGCAAATAAAGGTAaagatgtaaaataaaaattaagacttaattatttttactattatttaaagttgtttttaactttaagtaatactattaaattattttactaaatatactcgatttacttaatgacttaaattaagttattaaactggtttaccaaacacccacttaCTAATAGTCAAATAtagaatatttcaattttataatttctttaacttcaaaattactttcaaacaaccataagaaaaaaagtaatattgatgaaaataaaaaattaatgataaaacTTTTAATTAGACTTGTATTTGTTATCACATTAATGAAAGACGGataaatatacttttattattaatattaaatatcaaaaatttatttgaaaataaataaaggactTAACAAAGTCTGCACATTTGTTGTGTCTTTTTGCTATTATCAATAACTAGTTGTAAGTGTCctaaaactttaaataatatgTTGGTATTTTGGCTAATGAAAAAGTATTGGAAGAATGAAGATTTGGTTGGAAAAGATCAATCAACATAATATGCTAAACAACATAGGGTAACATTGTCATGTTTGGATAAGAGCAAAATCATCTTTCTGTACATGTAAGTAATAAAATTGATACATATCTATTTCATGATAGTATATTTTGTCGCATGTTTCGTAGTTTAAAATATCATGTCGATATTACGagcaatgaaaataatattttataatagacTATATCACAAATAGTCATTTTATTGTATCATGATAAGAGCAAAATTGTCATACATACATGATTTATGGGATAATAAAGTTGATATCGACTATTTTagtttattcttatttttttatttttttaacaattaaaatagTTTAATGTCGAATAGTATAGTTTTCAGTTTTCTTgacttgaagtcacctcccaccGCTAATGAAAAAAGAGTAAtatcaataaaaggaaaaaaactaaTGATTTTCAACTAGATTTGTATTTGTTATCACATAAATAAGACACAaataaatatacttttattattaatacttaattttaattttttattttgaagtaaATGGAGCATCCAACCAAGACAATTCTCAATAAATACCAATTATTGAAGCAATTCATACATTCATCTTCTTTTGACTTatattgaaaacatatttttattcatctttttgataaatgatgattatttttagataagtatttgaaatttgtattttataaatttagatttatattgaaaacatatatatttttttaattttcttaagaatttgGAATAAATATTCGGtggaatagaaaataaataaaaaaattgagcattacatatatataatttggacCGACCAAACGCAGCAGCATTGCGTAAGATGGCTGGACGGGACCCTGAAATCAGGAAAGACACGGTCACGAACCGGTGGGTTGTCTTCTCACCTGCTAGGGCTCGAAGACCCTCCGATTTCAAATCCAAAGACTCTGCGAACCCTAACCACACCCAATCGGAGTGTCCATTCTGTAGCGGCCACGAGCACGAGTGCGCCCCAGAGATCTTCCGGTTCCCACCGGATTCCACCGTCGATTGGAAGATCAGAGTCATTCAAAATCTCTACCCTGCTCTCAGCAGAGATGTTCAACTGAACCCTAGTTCCGATGGCATGGTTCTCACTGGGTTTGGCTTTCACGATGTGGTGATCGAGTCTCCGGTTCACGCCGTTCACTTGTCCGATCTGTCGCCGTCGGAGGTCGCCGAGGTTCTCCTGGCGTATAAGAAGAGGATCCACCAGTTGTCCTTCCACCAATCTGTCAAATACATTCAGGTTTCTTAGCTTGTGCTTGAAGCTACTTTCTTTTTAGTGGGTTTCATTTCtttatctattttctttgtagtttaatgctcaattatggGTCTATCTGTTTTCATTTCTTGGTTATTgcattgaatttttgaatcatGATTAAATTATTGGCGAAAATTTTGCTAAAATTTGAATATGCTACATAAGCGAAATTccatttctagttttttttttttttcatttcaaaacaaaatgaTTATCTTTCTTTGTTAAGTCCAAGATGTCATTTCTACATCAATGGACATGGACAGCCACCATAAGTGGGTTTGAATGAGTGTCATTTTCTTGAAGAATTTCATGTGGCATGAATTTGGATGTCCCTAAAGCTCAGTGGGTTTGTTACTGTTGCATTGCATCCTTGCAATTCTTTCTATTCACTGCACTCTATGTGATTTATGCTGACTCCAGTTTTATGCCTTACAGGTGTTTAAGAACCATGGTGCTTCAGCTGGGGCATCAATGAGTCATTCTCACAGCCAGATAATGGCTCTTCCAATCGTTCCTCCTACTGTTTCTTCCCGCCTTGATTGCATGAAGGGGTATTTTGAGGAGACAGGGAAGTGTAGTGTTTGTGAGATGTCAGTGAAGGATCTTTTGATTGATGAGTCAACTCATTACATTTCAATTATTCCATTTGCCGCCACATTTCCTTTTGAGATATGGATTGTTCCACGGGATCACTCTCCTCATTTCCATGAAATAGACAGTGAGAAGGTAATCATCAATTCTGGGTCCAGAATATTAAATGcaaattgattttcttgttCTTGCTGTTTATTGAAGAATATGAGCTCTTATTTGATTAAGTTTGTTAAATGAACTATTATAAGTTGGCTAAATGGTCATCAAGCATCATATCCATGTAAAGATGTGCAATATTTATTCTAATATAAAGCAAACTTTGAAATGCGAAGGAACTATGATATCTTTTGATTATATTAAACTCAATTTATCCGGTTTTAGTAGTCGGGTTTTTAGCTTGTTGGCAATTGTGAACTGAGCAGGTAAGGCCCCTAAACcctgaaaaattagaaaattaaaaataaataacaataaggtATAACCAAATTATCATctaccaaagaaaaaagaagaaaattatgcCGGCCTGTTGGATTAGCAGGTGTGGGATTGCATTACAATTTCTCCTGTTAGGATTGTGTTTTATTGATGGAAGGCATATGAAATTTGAGAATGAAGGGCATTACGGCAATTACTTCTATGATGATTGTAGATAAAAGAATAATCACCATACCAGGTTGGAACTTCAGTGAAACCCTCATTTGAGGAATGGAACTGAAaatagcatatatatatatatatatatatagagagagagagagagagagagagagggagagggaaaGAGTTATTTTATGATGAGATGGATGTTTAAGGATTTTACCTGAGGTTTATTACTGATTATTATATGGCTGTGAATAAAAAAAGGTGCTGAGTTTAGTTTTTAGCTAGAAATGACTAAGAACATTTCTCGGCATGTATAAGAACCAGTATAATTTGTTTGTCTGCCATGTATTAATTTGCACTGCTGTTTATGGATTTATTCAAATACTTTGTTCATAGTTTTGATGGGCATTTGTGCAGGCAGTTGATCTTGGTGGTTTACTGAAATTGATGCTTCAGAAGATGTCTCTGCAGTTGAATAGCCCGCCATTTAATTTCATGATTCACACATCTCCACTTCAGGTTACCGATTCACTACTGTCCTACACCCATTGGTTTTTACAGATTGTACCTCAATTGACTGGGATCGGAGGTTTTGAACTTGGGACTGGGTGTTACATAAATCCTGTTTTTCCAGAGGATGCTGCCAAAGTTCTGAGGGAAGTAAATCTTCCAAAGTAGGGATGTAATATTGGTATTCTGATGAGAGGtacataattttgttttgagGAAACCACTGTTGAATGCGTTCACACAATTCCTCTTGTATGGTCAAGCAcatatatcaaaaataaaagatatgacCCATTCAAAAATAACTATCTAGATCAGACTTAAAGTCTGGCATATGGTGatttgacacaactcttttagAAGTGACTTGATTGTAATGTCTGAATTCATTGTAAATGTAGAAACTGCCAGTGCTATATCACAGGGATTACTCCTGGAATAACATGCTAATTTTATGAATTGACCTGGACTTGCCTTGTATTCCTTGTACCAATGGAAATTTTGACCTTGATTGCATAAGATGATCATCTTTGATTTGGGTTctatttgattttgatgaacTTGTAAATTATACTTTTACTTCCCGAAAACAggaacaaaacataaaaataaaagtcaGTGGCATTAGGAAATATGATAGAAGTTTGGAGAGCAAAATTAAAGTTCAAAGCCATGATTGAAGAGTGTTGAGAGGAGAAAATGAATCACCCATTTGATTTGTGTGGTTATGGTTAGCTTCCCAATGAGGTCTGGAATTTGCATGTCCCACTGTTTTTGGAGCATTcatctgagttgttcataaaagACAACCTGACTtcaattcaaattcattttcatttggcTGCAGGCAACCCTTTAAAAAATACTCAAATTAGACTGATCGATTTATTGCAGGGAAAGTTCAACTTGTAATCCATGGTTACAGAGGTAAGAAAACTCGGTAACATAAAAATTGCTTGATTACAATCAGCAATAGGCGAGAACATTTACATTTCTCATAGATATTGCATCATTTGATGAATATTGGCAACAAGAGCCAGGTGCAAATCACTCTTTTCTGCAGCAACCCTTAAATTGAGCTATAAAACAGTAATTAGCTACCCAGCAGAGTACATTTCCCAAAGATTCAAAACAGCAACCCTGCATCTTCCTCATTTCTGGTTATTCACAGGCAACACGGAAATTTAGCATTTCTAATCGAGTAACAAAATCAAACCCAGCAAAACAAGAGATATCCTTTACTTTTGGAAACCTGATTACTGGAATCTTGACTCCATCCTCTCATTTTCTACCTATGCATTGTACAGTGTACACGCTCGGCCAAAAAACTGGAATCTACTATCCATATATATAGCTCAGGAAATTGGTGAGAACCTAATTTTGACCAAAAGCCAGGTGAGGCAGGCATGGCTTATTTCTTCAACCCGCAGCTGGATAAGACCTTTTTCCCATATGGGTTTGTCCTGA includes the following:
- the LOC100262243 gene encoding ADP-glucose phosphorylase: MSNTLHIYNLDRPNAAALRKMAGRDPEIRKDTVTNRWVVFSPARARRPSDFKSKDSANPNHTQSECPFCSGHEHECAPEIFRFPPDSTVDWKIRVIQNLYPALSRDVQLNPSSDGMVLTGFGFHDVVIESPVHAVHLSDLSPSEVAEVLLAYKKRIHQLSFHQSVKYIQVFKNHGASAGASMSHSHSQIMALPIVPPTVSSRLDCMKGYFEETGKCSVCEMSVKDLLIDESTHYISIIPFAATFPFEIWIVPRDHSPHFHEIDSEKAVDLGGLLKLMLQKMSLQLNSPPFNFMIHTSPLQVTDSLLSYTHWFLQIVPQLTGIGGFELGTGCYINPVFPEDAAKVLREVNLPK